A region from the Mycobacterium heidelbergense genome encodes:
- the glmU gene encoding bifunctional UDP-N-acetylglucosamine diphosphorylase/glucosamine-1-phosphate N-acetyltransferase GlmU, translating to MAFRGDTAVLVLAAGPGTRMRSDTPKVLHTLAGRSMLSHSLHAVAKVAPQHLVVVLGHDHQRIAPLVAGLAESMGRTIDVALQDRPLGTGHAALCGLSALPDDYAGIVVVTSGDTPLLDSDTLAGLIAAHTAAPAAVTVLTTTLGDPGGYGRILRTQDNEVMAIVEHADATPSQREIREVNAGVYAFDVAALRSALGRLSSDNAQQELYLTDAIAILRGDGQAVHARHIDDSALVAGVNNRVQLAELGAELNRRIVAAHQMAGVTFVDPATTWIDVDVTIGRDTVIHPGTQLLGRTRVGGHCVVGPDTTLTDVTVGDGASVVRTHGASSSIGDGATVGPYTYLRPGTVLGADGKLGAFVETKNSTIGAGTKVPHLTYVGDADIGEHSNIGASSVFVNYDGESKSRTRIGSHVRTGSDTMFVAPVTVGDGAYTGAGTVVRDDVPPGALAVSAGPQRNIEGWVRRKRPGSPAARAAEKAAQKSEPEQTP from the coding sequence ATGGCCTTTCGTGGTGACACCGCGGTCCTGGTCCTCGCGGCCGGGCCCGGCACCCGGATGCGGTCGGACACCCCGAAGGTGCTGCACACGCTCGCCGGCCGCAGCATGTTGTCGCACTCCCTGCACGCGGTCGCCAAGGTGGCGCCGCAACACCTGGTCGTGGTCCTGGGCCACGACCACCAGCGAATCGCGCCGCTGGTCGCCGGGCTGGCCGAATCAATGGGCCGCACGATCGACGTGGCGCTGCAGGATCGACCGCTGGGCACCGGCCACGCGGCCCTGTGCGGCCTGTCCGCCCTGCCCGACGACTACGCCGGCATCGTCGTCGTCACCTCCGGCGACACGCCGCTGCTGGACTCCGACACCCTGGCCGGGCTGATCGCGGCCCACACCGCGGCGCCGGCCGCGGTGACGGTGCTGACCACGACGCTCGGCGATCCCGGGGGCTACGGCCGCATCCTGCGCACCCAGGACAACGAGGTCATGGCGATCGTGGAGCACGCCGACGCGACGCCCTCGCAGCGCGAGATCCGCGAGGTCAACGCCGGCGTCTACGCCTTCGACGTCGCCGCGCTGCGCTCGGCGCTGGGCCGGCTGAGCTCCGACAACGCCCAACAGGAGCTCTACCTGACCGACGCCATCGCGATCCTGCGCGGCGACGGCCAGGCCGTGCACGCGCGGCACATCGACGACAGCGCGCTGGTGGCCGGTGTTAACAACCGGGTCCAGCTGGCCGAGCTGGGCGCCGAGCTCAACCGCCGGATCGTGGCCGCCCACCAGATGGCCGGCGTGACATTCGTCGACCCCGCGACCACCTGGATCGACGTCGACGTGACGATCGGCCGCGACACCGTCATCCATCCCGGAACCCAGCTGCTGGGCCGCACCCGCGTCGGGGGTCACTGCGTCGTCGGCCCCGACACCACGCTGACCGACGTCACCGTCGGCGACGGCGCGTCGGTGGTGCGCACCCACGGCGCCTCGTCGTCGATCGGAGACGGCGCGACGGTCGGCCCCTACACGTACCTGCGACCCGGGACCGTGCTGGGCGCCGACGGCAAGCTCGGCGCGTTCGTCGAGACCAAGAACTCCACCATCGGCGCCGGCACCAAGGTCCCGCACCTGACCTACGTCGGCGACGCCGACATCGGCGAGCACAGCAACATCGGCGCGTCCAGCGTGTTCGTCAACTACGACGGCGAATCCAAATCCCGGACCAGGATCGGCTCGCACGTGCGCACCGGGTCGGACACCATGTTCGTGGCCCCGGTGACGGTCGGCGACGGGGCCTACACCGGCGCCGGCACCGTCGTGCGCGACGACGTCCCGCCGGGGGCGCTGGCGGTGTCGGCGGGACCGCAGCGCAACATCGAGGGCTGGGTGCGGCGCAAGCGGCCGGGCAGCCCGGCGGCCCGGGCGGCCGAAAAGGCAGCCCAAAAATCCGAACCCGAACAGACACCGTGA
- a CDS encoding ribose-phosphate diphosphokinase — MSHDWTDNRKNLMLFSGRAHPELAEQVAKELDVHVTAQTAREFANGEIFVRFHESVRGCDAFVLQSHPAPVNDWLMEQLIMIDALKRGSAKRITAVMPFYPYARQDKKHRGREPISARLVADLLKTAGADRIVTVDLHTDQIQGFFDGPVDHMRGQNLLTGYIRDNYSDGNMVVVSPDSGRVRIAEKWADALGGVPLAFIHKTRDPRVPNQVVSNRVVGEVAGRTCVLIDDMIDTGGTIAGAVQLLRDDGATDVIIAATHGVLSDPAAERLAACGAREVIVTNTLPIDERKRFAQLTVLSIAPLLASTIRAVFENGSVTGLFDGDA, encoded by the coding sequence GTGAGCCACGACTGGACCGATAATCGCAAAAACCTGATGCTGTTCTCGGGCCGCGCCCATCCGGAGCTGGCCGAGCAGGTGGCCAAGGAACTCGACGTCCACGTCACCGCGCAGACGGCGCGGGAGTTCGCCAACGGCGAGATCTTCGTGCGTTTCCACGAATCGGTGCGCGGCTGCGACGCGTTCGTCCTGCAATCGCATCCGGCGCCGGTGAACGACTGGCTGATGGAACAGCTGATCATGATCGACGCGCTCAAGCGGGGCAGCGCCAAGCGGATCACCGCCGTCATGCCGTTCTATCCCTACGCCCGCCAGGACAAGAAGCACCGCGGCCGCGAACCGATCTCGGCGCGGCTGGTCGCCGACCTGCTCAAGACCGCGGGCGCCGACCGGATCGTGACCGTCGACCTGCACACCGATCAGATCCAGGGTTTCTTCGACGGGCCCGTCGACCACATGCGTGGGCAGAACCTGCTGACCGGCTACATCAGGGACAACTACTCCGACGGCAACATGGTGGTGGTCTCCCCCGACTCCGGCCGGGTGCGCATCGCCGAGAAATGGGCCGACGCGCTGGGCGGCGTCCCGCTGGCCTTCATCCACAAGACCCGCGATCCGCGGGTGCCCAACCAGGTGGTGTCCAACCGCGTCGTCGGCGAGGTCGCCGGGCGCACCTGTGTGCTGATCGACGACATGATCGACACCGGGGGCACCATCGCCGGCGCGGTGCAACTGCTGCGCGACGACGGCGCCACCGACGTGATCATCGCCGCGACTCACGGGGTGCTGTCCGACCCGGCCGCCGAGCGTTTGGCGGCGTGCGGCGCCCGGGAGGTGATCGTCACGAACACGCTCCCGATCGACGAGAGGAAGCGCTTCGCGCAGCTCACGGTGTTGTCCATCGCGCCGCTGCTGGCCAGCACCATTCGCGCGGTCTTCGAAAACGGCTCGGTCACAGGGCTATTCGACGGGGACGCCTAG
- a CDS encoding 50S ribosomal protein L25/general stress protein Ctc — protein MAKSAGNQLTATVRTETGKGASRRARRDGKIPAVLYGHGAEPQHLELPGHDFAAVLRHAGTNAVLTLDIAGKEQLALTKALDIHPIRRTIQHADLLVVRRGEKVTVEVTVVVEGEAGPDTLVTQETNAIEIEAEALSIPEQLSVSVEGAAPGTQFTAGQITLPRGVSLVSDPELLVVNVVNAPTAADLEEEGAGEVAAAGEAAEAEAAEPETPADESE, from the coding sequence ATGGCGAAATCCGCAGGCAACCAACTCACCGCGACGGTGCGAACCGAGACCGGTAAGGGCGCGTCGCGGCGAGCCCGCCGCGACGGCAAGATTCCCGCCGTCCTCTACGGTCACGGCGCCGAGCCGCAACACCTGGAACTGCCCGGACACGACTTCGCGGCGGTGCTGCGCCACGCGGGCACCAACGCGGTGCTGACCCTCGACATCGCCGGCAAGGAGCAGCTCGCGCTGACCAAGGCGCTCGACATCCACCCGATCCGCCGCACCATCCAGCACGCCGACCTGCTGGTCGTGCGCCGCGGCGAGAAGGTCACCGTGGAGGTCACCGTCGTCGTCGAGGGCGAGGCCGGACCCGACACCCTGGTCACCCAGGAGACCAACGCCATCGAGATCGAGGCCGAGGCCCTGTCGATTCCCGAGCAGCTGAGCGTCTCCGTCGAAGGCGCCGCGCCCGGCACCCAGTTCACCGCCGGGCAGATCACGCTGCCTCGCGGCGTGAGCCTGGTCTCCGACCCGGAGCTGCTGGTGGTCAACGTCGTCAACGCGCCGACCGCCGCGGACCTCGAGGAAGAGGGCGCGGGCGAGGTCGCCGCGGCCGGCGAAGCGGCGGAGGCAGAGGCCGCCGAACCCGAGACCCCCGCCGACGAGTCCGAGTAG
- a CDS encoding LpqN/LpqT family lipoprotein, with amino-acid sequence MRILLAAAVAAASVSAAACAPKEPDYRSILSGSSTTSAVTTTNKPVPLSQYLQDIGVAGQQVAPGSLTDLTVSIPTPPGWSPFSSPNITPETVMISKGGKYPTARLVVFKLRGDFDPAQVIKHGNDDAQLFENFKQLDASSADYDRFPSSMIQGSYDLDGTRLHSWNRIVIPTGSPPTNQRYLVQLTITGLADQAAAQAPDIEAIIRGFVVAAK; translated from the coding sequence GTGAGAATCCTTCTCGCCGCCGCCGTGGCCGCGGCGAGCGTGTCCGCGGCGGCCTGCGCTCCGAAAGAGCCCGACTACCGGTCGATTTTGTCGGGGAGCTCGACGACAAGTGCCGTGACGACGACCAATAAGCCGGTTCCCCTGTCGCAGTACCTGCAGGACATCGGCGTTGCCGGGCAGCAGGTGGCGCCGGGGTCCCTGACCGACCTGACCGTGTCGATACCGACGCCACCGGGCTGGTCGCCGTTTTCCAGCCCGAATATCACGCCGGAGACGGTGATGATCTCCAAGGGCGGCAAGTATCCGACGGCCAGGCTGGTGGTGTTCAAGCTGCGCGGGGACTTCGACCCGGCCCAGGTCATCAAGCACGGCAACGACGACGCCCAGCTGTTCGAGAACTTCAAGCAGCTGGACGCCTCTTCCGCGGACTACGACCGCTTCCCGTCGTCGATGATCCAGGGCAGCTACGACCTCGATGGCACGCGGCTGCACAGCTGGAACCGGATCGTCATCCCCACCGGGTCGCCGCCCACCAACCAGCGGTACCTGGTTCAGCTGACCATCACGGGCCTGGCCGACCAGGCGGCCGCGCAGGCGCCCGACATCGAGGCGATCATCCGCGGATTCGTGGTCGCCGCAAAGTGA
- a CDS encoding cytochrome P450, which yields MTTLISDCPSVCPSVCPSVCPSVFQAGLPTFAYHHLTDPDEAHRVIAEARAQAPLAIGPYGPEVLTHELVRTVLRDDRFITAKGLGLEAQGVTSGPLWDRAIRSILSLDGAVHHRLRRLVSKAFAPRAAERLRTVAAEIITGLVEPFTSVGHCDIVADIARGYPTPVICALLGAPAEDWRLFSGWVDQIKKVFEWNVVNDTPAILAALDGQDAYLEELIARRRASLADDLISDLIRAEDPTFPGDRLTHDELIVLCSALLSAGTDTTRNQLAAAVQVLAAHPDQWDLVARHPELASDAVHELMRYRPIIFGTIRRAAEDVELAGVRIPAGTLVAANTASANRDPDVHEDPERLDITRRNPPAILNFGGGVHYCLGAHLARLELTEALRVITQRMPNPRLTGPSPWKSMAGITGPTTLPLEFDVAR from the coding sequence ATGACGACTCTGATTAGCGATTGCCCCTCCGTTTGCCCCTCCGTTTGCCCCTCCGTTTGCCCCTCCGTTTTCCAAGCCGGGTTGCCGACCTTCGCCTACCACCACCTCACCGATCCCGACGAAGCGCACCGCGTCATCGCCGAGGCCCGCGCGCAGGCGCCCCTCGCGATCGGCCCCTACGGACCCGAGGTGCTGACCCACGAGCTGGTCCGCACGGTGCTGCGCGACGACCGATTCATCACGGCCAAAGGCCTCGGACTGGAGGCGCAGGGCGTCACCTCGGGTCCGCTCTGGGACCGGGCGATCCGCAGCATCCTGAGCCTTGACGGCGCCGTGCACCATCGCCTGCGCCGGCTGGTGTCGAAGGCGTTCGCTCCGCGTGCCGCGGAGCGACTGCGCACCGTGGCCGCCGAAATCATCACCGGTCTGGTCGAACCGTTCACCTCCGTCGGACATTGCGACATCGTCGCCGACATCGCCCGGGGCTACCCGACGCCGGTCATCTGCGCGCTGCTGGGCGCGCCCGCCGAGGATTGGCGGCTGTTCTCCGGCTGGGTCGACCAGATCAAGAAGGTCTTCGAGTGGAACGTCGTCAATGACACGCCGGCGATCCTGGCGGCGTTGGACGGCCAGGACGCCTACCTCGAGGAGTTGATCGCGCGGAGGCGGGCATCCCTGGCCGACGATCTGATCTCGGATCTGATCCGCGCCGAAGACCCGACTTTTCCGGGCGACCGGCTCACCCACGACGAACTGATCGTGCTGTGCTCCGCGCTGCTGAGCGCTGGCACCGACACCACCCGCAACCAGCTCGCCGCGGCGGTACAAGTGCTGGCCGCCCACCCCGATCAATGGGACTTGGTCGCCCGGCATCCCGAGTTGGCGTCGGACGCGGTTCACGAGCTAATGCGTTACCGCCCAATCATTTTCGGCACCATTCGACGAGCCGCCGAAGACGTCGAGCTGGCCGGGGTCCGCATTCCCGCCGGCACCCTCGTGGCCGCCAACACCGCCTCAGCCAACCGCGATCCCGACGTCCACGAGGACCCCGAACGCCTCGACATCACCCGCCGGAACCCACCGGCGATCCTGAACTTCGGCGGCGGAGTGCACTACTGCCTCGGCGCTCACCTGGCGCGGCTGGAGCTGACCGAAGCTCTGCGGGTAATCACCCAGCGCATGCCCAACCCTCGCCTGACCGGACCGAGCCCGTGGAAGAGCATGGCAGGAATAACCGGCCCCACCACGTTGCCCCTCGAGTTCGACGTCGCGCGTTAG
- a CDS encoding oxidoreductase produces MTDWTAADLPSFAGRTVIVTGANSGLGAVTARELAHKGAKIVMAVRNTGKGQAAAAQMTGSVEVRQLDLQDLSSVRRFADGVDTVDVLINNAGIMAAPYALTVDGFESQIGTNHLGHFALTNLLLPRLTDRVVTVSSMAHWPGRIDLDDLNWKNRRYSPWLAYSQSKLANLLFTSELQRRLDSAGSPLRALAAHPGFSHTNLQGASGRKWGDALVSAATRVVATDADFGARQTLYAASQDLPGNTFVGPRFGQLGRTQPVGRSRRARDAATAAALWELSEQLTGTGFPL; encoded by the coding sequence ATGACCGACTGGACCGCCGCAGACCTTCCGTCGTTCGCCGGGCGCACCGTGATCGTCACCGGCGCCAACAGCGGGCTGGGCGCCGTGACGGCCCGCGAGCTGGCGCACAAGGGCGCCAAGATCGTGATGGCCGTCCGCAACACGGGCAAGGGGCAGGCCGCCGCGGCGCAGATGACCGGCTCGGTCGAGGTGCGTCAACTCGACCTGCAGGACCTGTCGTCGGTGCGCCGGTTCGCCGACGGCGTGGACACGGTCGACGTGCTGATCAACAACGCCGGCATCATGGCCGCGCCCTACGCGTTGACCGTCGACGGCTTCGAGAGCCAGATCGGCACCAACCACCTCGGTCATTTCGCGCTGACCAACCTGTTGCTGCCGAGGCTCACCGACCGGGTCGTCACGGTGTCGTCGATGGCGCACTGGCCGGGCCGCATCGACCTCGACGACCTGAATTGGAAGAACCGGCGGTACTCCCCCTGGCTGGCCTACAGCCAGTCGAAGCTGGCCAACCTGCTGTTCACCAGCGAGCTGCAGCGGCGCCTCGACTCGGCCGGGTCGCCGCTGCGGGCGCTGGCGGCCCATCCGGGCTTTTCGCACACCAACCTGCAGGGGGCCTCCGGCCGCAAGTGGGGCGACGCGCTGGTGTCGGCCGCGACCCGGGTGGTGGCCACCGACGCCGATTTCGGCGCCCGGCAAACGTTGTACGCGGCGTCGCAGGACTTGCCCGGCAACACGTTCGTCGGCCCCCGATTCGGCCAGCTCGGCCGCACACAACCGGTCGGGCGCAGCCGGCGGGCGCGGGATGCGGCCACCGCCGCCGCGCTGTGGGAGCTGTCCGAGCAGCTCACCGGCACCGGATTTCCGCTGTAG
- the arsC gene encoding arsenate reductase (glutaredoxin) (This arsenate reductase requires both glutathione and glutaredoxin to convert arsenate to arsenite, after which the efflux transporter formed by ArsA and ArsB can extrude the arsenite from the cell, providing resistance.) → MTDNVIYHNPKCSTSRKTLDLLRDNGIEPSIVEYLKTPPSRSELARMIRDAGVDVRAAVRKREPLYAELGLDAAGDDELLDAMAEHPILIERPFVVTPKGTRLARPIDAVHEIL, encoded by the coding sequence ATGACCGACAACGTCATCTACCACAACCCCAAGTGCAGCACCTCACGTAAGACGCTGGATCTGTTGCGGGACAACGGTATTGAACCCAGTATCGTGGAATACCTGAAAACCCCGCCGTCGCGGAGCGAGCTGGCTCGGATGATCCGCGACGCCGGCGTCGACGTGCGGGCGGCGGTGCGAAAGCGCGAACCGCTCTACGCCGAGCTTGGGCTCGATGCCGCCGGCGACGACGAGCTGCTGGACGCCATGGCCGAACACCCGATCCTGATCGAGCGGCCGTTCGTCGTCACGCCGAAGGGCACCCGGCTGGCCCGGCCGATCGACGCGGTGCACGAGATTCTGTGA
- a CDS encoding LuxR family transcriptional regulator, with translation MSQHAEMPPLTWSELGVSELLPTGTVTLLLADVEGSTRFWDSQPEKMTAALAQLNRAVNEAIAAHDGVRPLEQGEGDSFVAAFSRASDAVACALALQRAPLSPIRVRIGIHTGEIQLRDDANYAGPTINRTARLRDLAHGGQTVLSGATESLIVDRLPDGVWLADLGSYPLRDLPRPERVVQLCHPDLCNEFPPLRVRTVVVSHNLPAQLTSFVGRQAEMTELRQLAADNRLVTLTGAGGAGKTRLAVEVASRLTSEFSDGVWYVDLAPVGVQALASVTVARTLGLPDQPGRSMMDLLARFFGEKTILLLLDNCEHLLDACGTLVVELLAACPHLTILTTSREPLGVPGELSWRVPSLPLADQAVELFIDRARRARPEFVVDEDNQELVAEICARLDGMPLAIELAAARVRALSLSQIVDSLHDRFRLLTGGARTAVRRQQTLRASVDWSHALLTEPERVLFRRLAVFAGGFDLDAAQAIGPGSEIEVYQLMDQLGLLVDKSLVVADDNGAGMRYRLLETVRQYAQEKLGESGEADEVRTRHRDYYTATAAELESRGHARDDELLEWAQTEIDNLRNAFAWSRENSDPATALQLIESLRPLWLRGGRVKEALIGLDALLADESHSQIPPAVWVGAVTLRAILAAWVGVSMDLDRTRQALTVARQLDDPPLITRALIACGRLAYYGAEDAGPYFGEAIDLARKISDKWSLCQIYGYQATAAFLAGEPIAACVAAEEGRDLADALGDRFFSRNCRAWLSLALLMREDGAYASQVGRALVAEAEAAGDLTMNVYGQIACASIHAAQGDAAAAYEAAQSALNAAEAIGGFLEDAVYAAFANAALAAGDASAAMRAAQNAWQHTNPQRELLTAIITPMGEAALACGDLAVARRWADDTVARVSGWYQMRALTVRAFIAVAQGDFEQAERDAHDALALAVHTRGYLRVADTLECLTRMVADGGNHPYAARLLGAAAGIRQRMGHARLPMYQAGYDAAVVAIREALGQEDFDAAWAEGLALATEEAIAYAQRGRGERKRPTSGWGSLTPMENDVVRLVREGLGNKDIGARLFISPRTVQTHLTHVYAKLGLTSRVQLVQEAASHS, from the coding sequence ATGAGCCAACACGCGGAGATGCCGCCGCTGACCTGGAGCGAGTTGGGCGTGAGCGAGTTGCTGCCGACCGGAACGGTGACGCTGCTGCTGGCTGACGTCGAAGGCTCGACGCGGTTCTGGGATTCCCAGCCCGAAAAGATGACGGCCGCGCTGGCGCAGCTGAACCGGGCGGTCAACGAGGCCATCGCCGCGCATGACGGTGTGCGCCCGCTGGAGCAGGGCGAAGGTGACAGCTTTGTGGCCGCGTTCTCCCGCGCCAGCGACGCGGTGGCGTGTGCGCTGGCGTTGCAGCGCGCCCCGCTGTCGCCGATCCGGGTGCGTATCGGGATACATACCGGCGAAATACAGCTGCGCGATGATGCCAACTACGCGGGGCCGACGATCAACCGCACCGCGCGGCTGCGTGATCTCGCCCATGGTGGGCAGACGGTGTTGTCGGGTGCGACCGAATCGTTGATTGTCGATCGGTTGCCCGACGGTGTGTGGCTGGCTGATCTGGGCAGCTACCCGTTGCGGGACCTGCCGCGGCCGGAACGCGTGGTGCAGTTGTGTCACCCGGACCTGTGCAATGAGTTTCCACCTCTTCGGGTCCGCACTGTTGTTGTGTCGCATAACCTTCCGGCCCAGTTGACGAGTTTCGTTGGGCGCCAAGCCGAAATGACGGAGTTGCGTCAGTTGGCCGCCGACAACCGATTGGTGACGCTGACCGGCGCCGGCGGAGCCGGCAAGACGCGGCTCGCCGTGGAAGTCGCCTCGCGGCTCACCTCTGAATTTTCCGACGGAGTCTGGTATGTCGATCTGGCGCCAGTCGGCGTCCAGGCGTTGGCGTCGGTGACCGTCGCACGCACGCTCGGCCTGCCGGATCAGCCGGGCCGCTCGATGATGGATCTGCTGGCGCGGTTCTTCGGCGAAAAGACGATACTGCTGCTGCTCGACAATTGTGAGCATCTGCTCGATGCGTGCGGGACTCTGGTCGTCGAGCTGCTGGCGGCCTGCCCGCACCTGACGATTCTGACCACCAGCCGTGAGCCGCTCGGCGTCCCCGGCGAGCTGAGCTGGCGGGTGCCGTCGCTGCCTCTCGCCGACCAGGCCGTCGAGTTATTCATCGACCGTGCCCGGCGCGCCCGCCCGGAATTCGTTGTGGACGAAGATAATCAGGAATTGGTCGCAGAGATCTGCGCGCGCCTGGATGGTATGCCGTTGGCGATCGAACTTGCCGCGGCCCGGGTTCGGGCACTGTCGTTGTCGCAGATCGTGGACAGTCTGCATGACCGGTTCCGATTGTTGACCGGAGGTGCGCGCACCGCGGTGCGTCGCCAGCAGACGCTGCGCGCCTCGGTGGATTGGTCACACGCGTTGCTGACCGAGCCCGAGCGGGTGTTGTTCCGGCGGCTTGCGGTGTTCGCCGGCGGCTTCGATCTCGATGCCGCTCAAGCGATCGGGCCCGGCAGTGAAATCGAGGTCTACCAGTTAATGGACCAACTGGGCCTGTTGGTGGACAAATCCCTGGTGGTCGCCGACGATAACGGCGCCGGAATGAGATACCGCTTGTTGGAGACCGTGCGCCAGTACGCGCAGGAAAAGCTCGGCGAGTCCGGTGAGGCCGACGAGGTGCGGACCCGCCACCGCGACTATTACACCGCCACGGCCGCTGAGCTGGAATCACGGGGCCACGCCCGCGACGACGAGCTGCTGGAGTGGGCGCAAACCGAGATCGACAACCTGCGGAACGCGTTCGCGTGGAGCCGGGAGAACTCTGACCCCGCGACAGCCCTGCAGCTCATCGAGTCGTTGCGGCCGTTGTGGTTACGAGGCGGCCGTGTCAAGGAAGCACTCATCGGCCTGGACGCGCTCTTGGCCGACGAGAGTCACTCGCAGATACCACCGGCGGTCTGGGTGGGCGCGGTGACCCTGCGCGCGATCCTCGCGGCGTGGGTCGGCGTCTCGATGGACCTGGACCGAACGCGGCAGGCCCTGACCGTCGCCCGTCAGCTTGACGACCCGCCGCTGATCACCCGGGCACTCATCGCGTGCGGAAGGCTCGCGTACTACGGCGCCGAGGACGCTGGGCCCTACTTCGGTGAGGCGATTGACCTGGCCCGGAAGATTTCCGACAAGTGGAGCCTGTGCCAAATTTACGGCTATCAGGCGACCGCGGCCTTCCTCGCCGGTGAACCGATCGCGGCTTGTGTGGCCGCCGAAGAGGGACGTGACCTGGCCGACGCGCTCGGCGATCGGTTCTTCTCACGGAACTGCCGAGCCTGGCTGTCGCTGGCGCTGCTGATGCGGGAAGATGGCGCGTACGCCAGCCAAGTCGGCCGCGCCCTGGTCGCCGAGGCGGAGGCGGCCGGCGACCTTACGATGAATGTCTATGGCCAGATTGCCTGCGCATCAATCCATGCGGCCCAGGGTGATGCGGCCGCCGCGTACGAGGCGGCGCAATCGGCGCTGAATGCCGCGGAGGCGATAGGCGGGTTCCTGGAAGATGCGGTCTATGCCGCGTTCGCCAACGCCGCTTTGGCCGCCGGCGACGCTTCTGCGGCGATGCGGGCAGCCCAGAACGCCTGGCAGCACACCAATCCGCAGCGTGAACTGTTAACCGCAATCATCACCCCGATGGGCGAGGCCGCGCTGGCCTGCGGTGACCTGGCAGTCGCACGCCGTTGGGCCGACGACACCGTCGCTCGAGTGTCGGGCTGGTACCAGATGAGAGCGCTGACCGTGCGCGCTTTTATCGCTGTCGCGCAAGGCGATTTCGAGCAGGCCGAGCGAGACGCCCACGACGCCCTCGCATTGGCCGTCCACACTCGGGGATATCTGCGCGTGGCCGACACCCTGGAATGCCTCACGCGCATGGTTGCCGACGGCGGCAACCACCCCTATGCGGCGCGCCTGTTGGGTGCGGCGGCCGGCATCCGACAGCGCATGGGGCACGCCCGTCTGCCGATGTATCAGGCCGGCTACGATGCCGCGGTCGTGGCGATCCGGGAAGCGTTGGGACAAGAAGACTTTGATGCCGCATGGGCCGAAGGCCTTGCGCTGGCGACAGAGGAAGCGATCGCCTACGCGCAACGCGGTCGTGGCGAACGTAAGCGCCCCACCAGCGGCTGGGGCTCGCTGACACCCATGGAAAACGACGTGGTGCGCTTAGTCCGGGAAGGACTGGGCAACAAGGACATTGGTGCCCGGCTGTTCATCTCACCGCGCACCGTGCAGACCCATCTCACCCACGTCTACGCCAAGCTCGGCCTGACCTCCCGTGTCCAGCTCGTCCAAGAAGCCGCCAGCCACAGCTGA